One window of the Opitutales bacterium genome contains the following:
- a CDS encoding DUF2059 domain-containing protein — protein MTALVTTTTWAQETPSSITFKAILDMGDRVAFSLSTGGGGQSRWVEIGQSFLGHKLERYDREKQTLYLKDDNGKKIVIALSSSSYQPDDMDALTKAEEVMRLSNFQKLIKETIALQGDAMAQSMKQMAPEGVNTEAFADLQKRILNLISENMDLEKMEAGMATAYAEVFTPEELDGFIDFYDTPAGKASIEKMPAIQQKSLQVMMPELIKITPLIQKLSQEWLEEQMATQSTEE, from the coding sequence TTGACAGCGCTCGTCACCACAACCACCTGGGCTCAGGAAACACCGAGTTCCATCACCTTCAAAGCTATCCTGGATATGGGAGATCGCGTCGCCTTTTCACTCTCAACGGGCGGGGGGGGTCAAAGCCGTTGGGTAGAAATTGGCCAGTCATTCCTAGGCCACAAACTAGAGCGCTACGACCGGGAAAAGCAAACACTCTACCTGAAAGATGATAATGGAAAGAAAATCGTCATCGCCCTGTCTTCGTCGAGTTACCAGCCCGATGACATGGATGCCTTAACCAAGGCAGAGGAGGTCATGCGTCTTTCAAATTTCCAAAAGTTGATCAAGGAAACGATCGCACTCCAAGGCGATGCCATGGCACAAAGCATGAAGCAAATGGCTCCGGAAGGAGTGAATACAGAAGCCTTTGCAGACCTGCAGAAACGCATCCTCAATCTGATAAGTGAAAACATGGATCTCGAAAAGATGGAAGCCGGGATGGCAACTGCTTATGCCGAAGTCTTCACCCCTGAGGAACTCGATGGATTTATCGATTTTTACGACACGCCCGCTGGCAAAGCCAGTATCGAGAAAATGCCCGCAATTCAGCAGAAGTCATTGCAAGTGATGATGCCTGAGTTGATTAAAATAACCCCCCTTATCCAGAAACTGAGTCAGGAGTGGCTCGAAGAACAAATGGCTACACAAAGCACTGAAGAATAA
- a CDS encoding NAD(P)H-dependent oxidoreductase translates to MSVTLLQFVHPALEKSRVNRHLLNQAAALSAVRVNDLYERYPDFCIDVDEEQGLMEAHDRVVFQFPFYWYASPSLLKEWFDLVLQYGWAYGKGGDALRGKVAKVAVSTGGSAESYSGEDDPDRTMDKLLLPMIKTVELCGMQWAEPFFVHGALHKTEEEMAGISKDYTRWLLED, encoded by the coding sequence ATGAGCGTCACATTGCTACAATTTGTTCACCCGGCTCTGGAAAAGTCTCGGGTGAACCGTCATTTGCTGAATCAGGCGGCTGCGCTTTCCGCGGTGCGCGTGAACGACCTTTATGAGCGCTATCCAGATTTTTGTATCGATGTAGATGAGGAGCAGGGTCTCATGGAAGCTCATGATCGGGTCGTTTTTCAGTTTCCTTTCTATTGGTATGCTTCGCCGTCGCTCCTCAAGGAATGGTTCGATTTGGTCCTGCAGTATGGATGGGCCTATGGGAAGGGGGGTGACGCTTTGCGTGGTAAGGTGGCCAAAGTAGCTGTATCGACAGGCGGCTCAGCAGAATCCTACTCTGGCGAAGACGATCCTGATCGAACAATGGACAAACTGTTACTTCCCATGATCAAGACTGTCGAGCTGTGCGGCATGCAATGGGCGGAGCCTTTTTTCGTCCACGGTGCCCTACATAAGACGGAGGAAGAGATGGCTGGTATTTCCAAAGATTACACCCGTTGGCTTCTGGAGGACTGA